One segment of Streptomyces sp. NBC_00576 DNA contains the following:
- a CDS encoding acyl-CoA dehydrogenase family protein: MDFRFSEEQQAAVEAAQAVFGGVAPDGVPSPALVPGAVADDFDRALWERLAGADLLSLLLDEEFGGAGLDAIALCLVLRESAKVLARVPLLESCAAAAAVQAYGGGELRDEVLRRAGSGDLVLTVAAHGRTGHDPAELAVTAGRDGDLWMLDGTQTAVPWAHNADFLLVPARTSADRTVLALVPRVHEGVPLDGVGLAEQISTTGERLGELRLDSVRLPDRYVLGTEGAWPWLRDLLTVGTCALALGLGTAVLGMTSDYTGKREQFGHPLATFQAVAVQAADRYIDLRAMEATLWQAAWRISTGAGGALPVSGDVAVAKIWAAEGVRRVVQTAQHLHGGFGADTDYPLHRYHAWAKHLELSLGPAPAHEEMLGDLLAAHQLG, translated from the coding sequence GTGGACTTCAGGTTCAGCGAGGAGCAGCAGGCGGCGGTCGAAGCGGCCCAGGCGGTGTTCGGCGGGGTCGCGCCGGACGGGGTGCCCAGTCCGGCGCTCGTGCCGGGTGCCGTCGCGGACGACTTCGACCGGGCGCTGTGGGAGAGGCTCGCCGGTGCGGATCTGCTGAGCCTGCTGCTCGACGAGGAGTTCGGCGGGGCCGGCCTCGACGCCATCGCCCTGTGTCTCGTGCTGCGCGAGTCCGCGAAGGTACTGGCCAGAGTGCCCCTGCTGGAGAGCTGCGCGGCCGCCGCGGCCGTACAGGCTTACGGGGGCGGGGAGTTGCGGGACGAGGTGCTGCGCCGGGCCGGGTCCGGCGACCTGGTCCTCACCGTCGCCGCGCACGGCCGCACCGGCCACGACCCCGCCGAACTCGCGGTGACCGCGGGCCGGGACGGTGACCTCTGGATGCTCGACGGAACACAGACGGCTGTGCCCTGGGCACACAACGCCGACTTCCTCCTCGTACCCGCACGCACAAGCGCCGACCGGACCGTCCTCGCCCTTGTCCCCCGCGTCCACGAAGGCGTCCCGCTCGACGGCGTCGGACTCGCCGAGCAGATATCCACCACCGGCGAACGGCTCGGCGAACTGCGCCTGGATTCCGTGCGGTTGCCGGACCGATACGTCCTCGGCACCGAGGGTGCCTGGCCGTGGCTGCGCGATCTGCTGACCGTCGGCACCTGCGCGCTGGCGCTCGGTCTGGGTACGGCGGTGCTGGGCATGACCAGCGACTACACCGGCAAGCGGGAACAGTTCGGGCATCCCCTGGCGACGTTCCAGGCCGTCGCCGTCCAGGCCGCCGACCGGTACATCGACCTGCGTGCGATGGAGGCCACGCTGTGGCAGGCGGCGTGGCGGATCAGCACGGGGGCGGGCGGCGCCCTGCCCGTCTCCGGGGACGTGGCCGTCGCCAAGATCTGGGCCGCGGAAGGCGTACGCCGGGTCGTACAGACCGCGCAGCACCTGCACGGCGGTTTCGGCGCCGACACCGACTATCCGCTGCACCGGTACCACGCCTGGGCCAAACACCTGGAGCTGTCGCTCGGCCCGGCGCCAGCCCACGAGGAGATGCTGGGCGACCTGCTCGCGGCCCACCAACTCGGCTGA
- a CDS encoding rhodanese-like domain-containing protein, which translates to MSFGSGVPTVEVTDLKDGDFLLDVREDEEWQAGHAEGALHIPMSEFVARYGELTEAAPQDGRVNVICRAGGRSAQVTNYLVQQGIDAVNVGGGMQVWEAAGRPVVTDEGAPGFVA; encoded by the coding sequence ATGAGTTTCGGTTCTGGTGTTCCCACGGTCGAGGTCACGGACCTCAAGGACGGCGACTTCCTGCTGGATGTCCGTGAGGACGAGGAGTGGCAGGCGGGGCATGCCGAGGGGGCGTTGCACATCCCCATGAGCGAATTCGTCGCCCGCTACGGCGAGTTGACCGAGGCGGCGCCGCAGGACGGCCGGGTCAACGTGATCTGCCGCGCGGGTGGCCGGTCGGCCCAGGTCACGAACTATCTGGTCCAGCAGGGCATCGACGCCGTGAACGTCGGTGGCGGTATGCAGGTGTGGGAGGCGGCGGGCCGCCCGGTCGTCACCGACGAGGGTGCGCCGGGCTTCGTCGCCTGA
- a CDS encoding DUF2252 domain-containing protein yields the protein MTEVGTESAGATVARSRARELPLVRGFAQWQAEGSPKDEGKALRRQVPRSAHASFDTGADGSRPDAEAAVRESNRGRIPELTPIRVGRMAATPFAFLRGSAGLMAYDLARTPMTRISAQICGDAHAGNFGLYGDARGGLVMDLNDFDETVQGPWEWDLKRLVASLVLAGREAGADEDICRKAAHGAVGAYRRAMRLLAKLSVLDAWNAIADEELVSYTDAHDLIGTLERVSEKARGNTSGRFAARSTVVTEDGGRRFVDAPPVLRGVPDAEAAAVTASLEDYVSTLSEDRLPLLARHSVHDVAFRVVGTGSVGTRSYVVLLLDHKGESLVLQVKEARPSALVPHLATAGWDPVEAAGAVHEGRRVVLGQKRMQVVSDILLGWTTVDGLPFQVRQFRNRKGSVDPAALSADQIDDYGRMTGALLARAHAHSADPRLIAGYCGKSDELDEAMATFATAYADRTEADHADLVGAVRAGRIAAEMGV from the coding sequence ATGACCGAGGTCGGTACGGAGTCGGCGGGGGCCACGGTGGCGCGGAGCCGGGCGCGGGAGCTTCCTCTGGTGCGCGGGTTCGCGCAGTGGCAGGCGGAGGGCTCCCCCAAGGACGAGGGGAAGGCGCTGCGGAGGCAGGTTCCGCGCTCCGCGCACGCCTCCTTCGACACCGGTGCGGACGGCTCCCGTCCGGATGCGGAGGCTGCGGTCAGGGAGTCCAACCGCGGTCGTATCCCCGAGTTGACCCCGATAAGGGTGGGCAGGATGGCGGCCACCCCGTTTGCCTTCCTGCGCGGTTCGGCGGGCCTGATGGCGTACGACCTGGCCCGTACCCCGATGACCAGGATCAGTGCGCAGATCTGCGGCGACGCCCACGCGGGCAACTTCGGTCTCTACGGTGACGCGCGCGGCGGCCTGGTCATGGATCTGAACGACTTCGACGAAACCGTTCAGGGCCCCTGGGAGTGGGACCTCAAGCGGCTCGTCGCCTCGCTGGTGCTCGCGGGCCGGGAGGCGGGCGCGGACGAGGACATCTGTCGCAAGGCGGCGCACGGCGCGGTCGGCGCGTACCGCCGGGCGATGCGGCTGCTCGCGAAACTTTCGGTGCTGGACGCGTGGAACGCCATCGCGGACGAGGAGCTCGTCTCCTACACGGACGCGCACGACCTGATCGGCACGCTGGAGCGGGTCTCCGAAAAGGCGCGGGGCAACACCAGCGGGCGCTTCGCGGCCAGGTCGACGGTGGTCACCGAGGACGGCGGGCGGCGCTTCGTGGACGCCCCTCCGGTGCTGCGGGGGGTGCCGGACGCGGAGGCGGCGGCGGTGACGGCGTCCCTGGAGGATTACGTGAGCACGCTCTCGGAGGACCGCCTCCCGCTGCTGGCCCGCCACTCGGTGCACGACGTGGCGTTCCGCGTCGTCGGCACGGGGAGCGTGGGCACGCGGTCGTATGTCGTCCTGCTCCTGGACCACAAGGGGGAGTCCCTGGTCCTCCAGGTGAAGGAGGCCCGTCCTTCGGCGCTGGTCCCGCATCTGGCCACCGCCGGCTGGGATCCCGTGGAGGCGGCGGGCGCGGTGCACGAGGGGCGCCGGGTGGTGCTCGGGCAGAAGCGTATGCAGGTCGTCAGCGACATCCTCCTCGGCTGGACGACGGTCGACGGACTGCCTTTCCAGGTACGGCAGTTCCGTAACCGCAAGGGCAGTGTCGACCCGGCCGCCCTCTCCGCCGACCAGATCGACGACTACGGCCGGATGACGGGCGCCCTCCTGGCCCGCGCCCACGCCCACAGCGCCGACCCGCGCCTGATCGCCGGGTACTGCGGCAAGAGCGACGAGCTGGACGAGGCGATGGCGACGTTCGCCACGGCCTACGCCGACCGTACGGAGGCGGACCACGCGGATCTGGTGGGGGCGGTGCGGGCGGGGAGGATCGCCGCGGAGATGGGCGTGTGA
- a CDS encoding FHA domain-containing protein FhaB/FipA yields MSELTLTVMRLGFLAVLWLFVIVAVQVIRSDLFGTRVTQRGSRRDSGRQQQAAARQTAAPPQQRQQQPPSGGGRQRRGAPSKLVVSEGTLTGTTVALQGQTVTLGRAHDSTIVLDDDYASSRHARIYPDRDGQWIVEDLGSTNGTYLDRTRLTTPTPIPLGAPIRIGKTVIELRK; encoded by the coding sequence ATGTCAGAGCTGACCCTCACGGTCATGCGGCTGGGTTTCCTGGCCGTACTGTGGCTGTTCGTGATCGTGGCCGTGCAGGTCATCCGCAGCGACCTGTTCGGTACGCGTGTCACCCAGCGCGGGTCGAGGCGTGACAGCGGCCGCCAGCAGCAGGCGGCCGCCCGACAGACCGCCGCGCCCCCGCAGCAGCGCCAGCAGCAGCCGCCTTCCGGCGGCGGCAGGCAGCGCCGGGGCGCCCCCAGCAAGCTGGTGGTCTCCGAAGGCACGCTGACGGGCACCACCGTCGCCCTCCAGGGGCAGACCGTCACGCTCGGCCGGGCCCACGACTCGACCATCGTGCTGGACGACGACTACGCCTCCAGCAGGCATGCCAGGATCTACCCGGACCGGGACGGCCAGTGGATCGTCGAGGACCTCGGGTCCACCAACGGCACCTATCTCGACCGGACCCGATTGACGACTCCGACCCCGATTCCGCTGGGCGCGCCGATCCGCATCGGCAAGACCGTCATCGAGCTGCGGAAGTAG
- a CDS encoding HTTM domain-containing protein encodes MTRLAPAASRSLSRSVSQAIGRVTETALGPYQSAVVRIGFSATWLLFLLREFPHRQELYGPDGPWSWDLAQQLIAENGAFTVLMWSGSQVWFELVYVLAVLASLLLLLGWRTRTLSVVFMVGVLSLQNRSIFVGDGGDNVLHLMSLYLVFTRCGQVWSLDARRARKARARVLFDAAPDRVGPALWAVLGTLLVAGTAAGKLDGDLLVPVILWGMWLAQGVWWAVARREQGGEPRMLLDIVGNLVHNAALFVIMAEACLIYATAGWYKIQGSRWQDGTAVYYPLHLDYFSPWPALSDLMSSSGTMVMLVTYGTVVVQVAFPFTLFNRRVKNVLLAVMMTEHAVIAVVLGLPFFSLAMIAADAVFLPTSFLRRLGEWAARTRVRLLARLPGDGRAVPGERTSGAADETAEPPHVGFKA; translated from the coding sequence ATGACCCGCCTCGCGCCCGCGGCGTCCCGGTCGCTCTCCAGGTCGGTCTCCCAGGCCATCGGCCGCGTCACCGAGACCGCACTGGGCCCCTACCAGAGTGCCGTCGTCCGTATCGGCTTCTCGGCGACCTGGCTGCTGTTCCTGCTGCGCGAGTTCCCGCACCGGCAGGAGCTGTACGGCCCCGACGGCCCCTGGAGCTGGGATCTCGCCCAGCAGCTCATCGCGGAGAACGGCGCCTTCACGGTCCTGATGTGGTCCGGCAGCCAGGTCTGGTTCGAGCTCGTCTATGTGCTCGCGGTCCTCGCCAGTCTTCTTCTCCTGCTCGGCTGGCGCACCCGCACCCTGTCCGTGGTCTTCATGGTCGGTGTGCTCTCGCTCCAGAACCGCAGCATCTTCGTGGGCGACGGCGGCGACAACGTCCTGCACCTGATGTCCCTCTATCTGGTGTTCACGCGCTGCGGCCAGGTGTGGTCCCTGGACGCCCGGCGGGCGCGCAAGGCACGCGCACGCGTGCTCTTCGACGCCGCTCCGGACCGGGTGGGCCCCGCGCTCTGGGCCGTCCTCGGGACGCTCCTCGTCGCCGGTACCGCAGCCGGCAAGCTCGACGGTGACCTGCTGGTCCCGGTGATCCTTTGGGGCATGTGGCTGGCGCAGGGCGTGTGGTGGGCCGTGGCGCGCCGGGAGCAGGGCGGCGAGCCCCGGATGCTTCTCGACATCGTCGGCAACCTCGTCCACAACGCGGCCCTCTTCGTGATCATGGCCGAGGCCTGTCTGATCTACGCGACGGCCGGCTGGTACAAGATCCAGGGCTCGCGCTGGCAGGACGGCACCGCCGTCTACTACCCGCTCCACCTCGACTACTTCTCCCCGTGGCCCGCCCTCTCCGACCTGATGTCGTCGAGCGGCACGATGGTGATGCTGGTGACGTACGGAACGGTGGTCGTGCAGGTCGCCTTCCCCTTCACGCTCTTCAACCGGAGGGTCAAGAACGTCCTGCTGGCCGTGATGATGACCGAGCACGCCGTGATCGCCGTCGTCCTCGGACTGCCCTTCTTCTCCCTCGCGATGATCGCCGCGGACGCGGTGTTCCTGCCGACCTCCTTCCTGCGCCGCCTCGGCGAGTGGGCGGCACGCACGCGTGTGCGCCTTCTCGCCCGCCTGCCGGGCGACGGACGGGCCGTGCCGGGCGAGCGGACCTCCGGGGCGGCCGACGAGACGGCGGAGCCCCCGCACGTAGGCTTCAAGGCATGA
- a CDS encoding DUF3662 and FHA domain-containing protein — MGVLKKFEQRLEGLVNGTFAKVFKSEVQPVEIAGALQRECDNNATIWNRDRTVVPNDFIVELSAPDFERLSPYSGQLGDELAGMVRDYAKQQRYTFMGNVKVHLEKADDLDTGLYRVRSRTLASSTNQQAPGGPGAAAPAAPPRGRPGAGGYGYPPAAAPPMPAAPPPGGRPGAAPAGPPMGHRPTAGAGRTRCWVEINGARHQISGPTLVLGRSTEADVRIDDPGVSRRHCEIRPGTPPTVQDLGSTNGIVVDGTHTTRATLRDGSRIVVGSTTIIYRQAEG, encoded by the coding sequence ATGGGAGTCCTGAAGAAGTTCGAGCAGCGTCTCGAAGGTCTGGTCAACGGCACCTTCGCCAAAGTGTTCAAGTCAGAGGTCCAGCCCGTGGAGATCGCGGGTGCGCTGCAGCGCGAGTGCGACAACAACGCCACCATCTGGAACCGCGACCGGACCGTCGTACCCAACGACTTCATCGTGGAACTGAGCGCGCCCGACTTCGAACGCCTCAGCCCCTACTCCGGACAGCTCGGCGACGAACTCGCCGGGATGGTGCGGGACTACGCCAAACAGCAGCGGTACACCTTCATGGGCAACGTCAAGGTGCACCTGGAGAAGGCAGACGACCTGGACACCGGTCTGTACCGGGTGCGCAGCCGTACGCTCGCCTCCTCCACCAACCAGCAGGCACCCGGCGGCCCTGGCGCCGCCGCACCCGCGGCCCCGCCGAGGGGTCGGCCCGGCGCAGGTGGTTACGGTTATCCGCCGGCCGCCGCACCACCCATGCCGGCCGCACCGCCGCCCGGCGGACGCCCCGGCGCCGCCCCGGCGGGCCCGCCCATGGGGCATCGGCCGACGGCGGGCGCGGGCCGGACGCGGTGCTGGGTCGAGATCAACGGCGCCCGCCACCAGATCTCCGGCCCGACACTGGTGCTGGGCCGCAGCACCGAGGCCGACGTGCGGATCGACGACCCCGGTGTCTCGCGCCGGCACTGTGAGATCCGTCCCGGCACGCCCCCGACCGTTCAGGACCTCGGGTCCACAAACGGCATCGTGGTGGACGGAACGCACACCACCCGCGCTACGCTCCGCGACGGCTCGCGGATCGTCGTGGGCAGCACCACCATCATTTACCGGCAAGCCGAAGGGTGA
- a CDS encoding DUF5819 family protein — translation MDAYEAGSAARHGRDEPGEAEGSPPDGPQFDGPQPGPPDDSAAPHPAPGEAPRPTLAALSLPYQIGAALAVAVVAVAACVHLGMVFLHVAPSNTVTKEHSRTIDDWIYPEFEQNWKLFAPNPLQQNIAVEVRADVRTADGGARTTGWYDLSALDGEAIDGNPVPSHTQQNELRRAWDFLVGSHDAQNRPSGLRGALAEQYLRRIVVLRLDREDAAGPGGTIDRVQVRSRSTNVRPPDWSQEQVPEKPTYRVLPWWPVPDDEAAEAAGTADATKADGS, via the coding sequence ATGGACGCGTACGAGGCAGGCTCGGCCGCCCGGCACGGGCGCGACGAGCCCGGCGAGGCCGAGGGCTCCCCGCCCGACGGTCCTCAGTTCGACGGTCCCCAGCCCGGGCCGCCGGACGACAGCGCCGCACCTCACCCGGCCCCCGGGGAAGCCCCACGCCCGACCCTGGCCGCCCTCTCACTCCCGTACCAGATAGGCGCCGCTCTCGCCGTCGCGGTCGTCGCCGTGGCCGCGTGTGTCCACCTCGGGATGGTGTTTCTGCACGTCGCGCCCTCGAACACGGTCACCAAGGAGCACTCCCGGACGATCGACGACTGGATCTACCCGGAGTTCGAACAGAACTGGAAGCTCTTCGCCCCCAACCCGCTGCAGCAGAACATTGCCGTCGAGGTCCGCGCCGATGTCCGTACCGCCGACGGCGGGGCCCGGACGACCGGCTGGTACGACCTCTCCGCGCTGGACGGCGAGGCCATCGACGGCAATCCGGTGCCGAGCCACACCCAGCAGAACGAGCTGCGCCGGGCGTGGGACTTTCTTGTCGGCTCGCACGACGCCCAGAACCGTCCCTCGGGTCTGCGCGGGGCCCTGGCCGAGCAGTATCTGCGCCGCATCGTCGTCCTGCGCCTCGACCGCGAGGACGCGGCCGGTCCCGGCGGCACGATCGACCGCGTCCAGGTCCGCTCCCGCAGCACGAACGTCCGACCGCCCGACTGGAGCCAGGAGCAGGTGCCCGAGAAGCCCACGTACCGCGTACTGCCCTGGTGGCCCGTCCCTGACGACGAGGCGGCCGAGGCGGCGGGCACCGCTGATGCGACGAAGGCGGACGGCTCATGA